A genomic window from Lotus japonicus ecotype B-129 chromosome 1, LjGifu_v1.2 includes:
- the LOC130730907 gene encoding uncharacterized protein LOC130730907 gives MAKGKGSGRHFIRRKVRSKEDGSDDSDEDYVVSDDGGGVSDCPEDDCFSLDECASEEGFDGFIDLGDEEEEEEEVKGIRAGRRFKRSKPKNGMCDQRKGASKTPRKRARITYEEQKEQEGEGVEDEDEDFNYEEQKEQEGEGVKDEDEDEDFNYDDEDKDEDEDFNYDDDEDEDDEEFTPEEEDYSDEEEETRERKKKNGSMKAVKKVLRRRVSVTSNRGRKRRRSRVSKNPLRKKRRKNGKSRGKVQDNDLDGLIDSGPAKGINGRKKRGRERRRLLIDDSNSDSHCVSVSSDYEFTISEEEREQVREAKKLCSNLRRNLRSASLLMENEEVGVYEDLNQQPKPPGRKGKEKSEEPQGRKGKEKVGDSKSEVGKQVCGICLSEENKRRVRGVLDCCTHYFCFTCIMEWSKVETRCPLCKQRFKTINKPTRSTAGLDLREVVIQVPERDQVYQPSEEELRSYIDPYETVLCSECHQGGDDGLMLLCDICDSPAHTYCVGLGREVPEGNWYCDGCRPVALASLNSQIQERVADSRVSTQNPSVRSSPVLHSQESIDLNLTSSPGPSFSQGFRHFSSSRFSGRSAEGASPASGGGTLSERRWIHRQIHQLLSTDRMTSTTGRTNSISALSSTSNLQNTQIDQSREPTTQHTRTQDVGTSYHTLVEERLRNDISPLMQNGDPFSTIVSNSRRPIIEDSTMLSNRPVNGVLWPGLLGTPTLSDHQPIHQFSSRPNSAIESSLSPAIKEESNFHIVKEQVRAMVKSHLQSLSRDIDLGHSTFKDIARSSTHTLLAACGLEHRKSEVCTVAPPPVCHHMEQIAGEQTSLIKDCCSSCFDRFVVDVVKKILDTTMSSQWLRLGL, from the exons ATGGCAAAAGGAAAGGGTAGTGGCAGACACTTTATTAGGAGAAAGGTTCGGTCGAAGGAAGATGGTTCCGATGATTCCGATGAGGATTATGTGGTTTCGGATGATGGTGGGGGTGTGTCTGATTGTCCGGAGGATGATTGTTTTTCGTTAGATGAATGTGCATCCGAGGAGGGTTTTGATGgttttatagatttgggggatgaagaggaggaggaggaggaggtgaagGGAATTCGAGCGGGGAGGAGATTCAAGAGATCGAAGCCTAAAAATGGCATGTGTGATCAGCGGAAAGGTGCGAGTAAAACCCCGCGAAAGAGGGCAAGGATTACTTACGAAGAACAAAAAGAacaagagggagaaggagttgaagatgaagatgaggattTCAATTATGAAGAACAAAAAGAacaagagggagaaggagttaaagatgaagatgaagatgaggatttcaattatgatgatgaggataaagatgaagatgaggattTCAATTacgatgatgatgaggatgaagatgatgaagaatttacaccagaggaagaagattactcggatgaggaagaagaaacaagggaaaggaagaagaaaaatggtAGCATGAAAGCGGTCAAGAAGGTTTTGCGGAGAAGGGTTTCGGTGACCTCTAACCGAGGTCGAAAAAGGAGGAGATCTAGAGTTTCGAAGAATCCCTTGAGAAAGAAAAGACGAAAGAATGGAAAATCAAGGGGTAAAGTACAAGATAATGATCTAGATGGTTTGATAGATAGTGGCCCAGCCAAGGGGATAAATGGTAGGAAAAAACGGGGCCGGGAAAGGAGAAGGTTGCTTATTGATGATTCCAATTCAGATTCACATTGTGTGTCGGTATCATCTGATTATGAGTTTACTATatctgaagaagaaagagaacaGGTGAGAGAAGCCAAGAAATTGTGTTCAAATTTAAGAAGAAACTTGAGAAGTGCTTCCCTTCTAATGGAAAATGAAGAGGTTGGAGTATATGAAGATCTAAATCAGCAACCGAAGCCTCCAGGCCGGAAGGGtaaggaaaagtctgaggaacCTCAAGGAAGAAAGGGTAAAGAAAAGGTGGGCGATTCAAAAAGTGAAGTGGGAAAGCAGGTGTGTGGAATTTGCCTGtctgaagaaaataaaagaagagtGAGGGGAGTACTAGATTGTTGCACTCACTATTTTTGCTTTACTTGCATTATGGAGTGGTCAAAGGTGGAAACTCGGTGCCCTTTGTGTAAGCAGAGATTCAAAACAATCAATAAACCTACACGATCAACAGCAGGGCTTGATTTGAGAGAAGTGGTCATACAAGTGCCCGAACGTGATCAG GTTTATCAGCCCTCTGAAGAAGAACTCAGGAGCTATATTGATCCATATGAGACTGTACTTTGTTCAGAGTGCCATCAAGGTGGCGATGATGGCCTCATGTTACTCTGTGATATCTGTGATTCCCCTGCACACACATATTGTGTTGGTTTGGGGCGGGAAGTGCCTGAAGGTAATTGGTACTGTGATGGTTGTAGACCTGTTGCTTTGGCATCTTTAAACTCTCAAATCCAAGAACGCGTGGCTGATTCAAGGGTGTCAACCCAAAACCCATCTGTTAGATCATCAcctgttcttcattctcaagAAAGTATAGACCTCAACTTGACTTCTTCACCGGGTCCATCTTTTAGTCAAGGGTTCAGGCATTTTTCATCTTCTAGGTTTTCTGGCAGAAGCGCCGAAGGAGCTTCTCCAGCATCTGGAGGAGGAACTCTATCAGAGAGACGCTGGATACACCGTCAAATTCATCAGCTACTTTCAACAGATAGAATGACTTCTACAACTGGCCGAACTAATAGTATTTCAGCTCTGAGTTCAACCAGTAACCTGCAAAACACTCAAATTGATCAAAGCAGGGAACCCACCACTCAACATACAAGGACACAGGATGTGGGAACATCATATCACACATTAGTTGAGGAGAGATTACGCAATGATATTTCTCCATTAATGCAGAATGGAGATCCCTTCTCCACAATAGTAAGCAATTCAAGAAGGCCAATTATTGAGGATTCAACTATGCTCTCCAACAGGCCTGTAAATGGGGTTCTATGGCCTGGACTGTTGGGAACTCCCACCTTATCAGATCATCAACCAATCCATCAGTTCAGCAGCAGACCAAACAGTGCCATTGAAAGTAGTTTGTCCCCTGCTATCAAAGAAGAAAGTAACTTTCACATTGTAAAGGAGCAGGTGCGGGCGATGGTTAAAAGCCATCTGCAGAGCTTATCTCGAGATATTGATTTAG GCCATAGTACTTTCAAGGACATTGCTAGGAGTTCTACCCATACCCTACTGGCAGCTTGTGGTCTAGAGCACAGGAAGAGTGAGGTTTGCACTGTGGCCCCACCACCTGTCTGTCACCACATGGAACAAATAGCTGGTGAACAAACTAGTCTGATTAAAGATTGCTGCTCCTCTTGCTTTGATCGTTTTGTAGTAGATGTGGTGAAAAAGATTCTGGACACAACAATGTCTTCACAGTGGTTAAGATTAGGACTTTAG